A segment of the Chryseobacterium scophthalmum genome:
TAAAAAAAATTCTTATATTTAAAATCCTAACTATTATTTGAAAATTATGTCAATCAAAAGATTATTCGATATACCTCATTATGCTTTAGAGCATCTTCCTAAAAGCGATATGTTTGTCACCAAATATCATGGTGAATGGAAAAAAACTTCTACACAGGAATTTATCAATCAGGGAAATAAGATTTCGAGAGGTCTTTTAAAACTGGGCATCAAACCTGGTGATAAGATTGCATTGATCACAACAAACTCACGTACAGAATGGGCAGTGATGGATCTTGGTCTTTCGCAAATCGGTGTGGTTTCTGTACCGGTTTACCCAAGTATTTCGCCGGAAGACTACGAATTTATCTTTAATAATGCCGAAATTAAGTACTGTTTTGTTTCTGATAAAGAATTACTTGCCAAAGTAATGAAGATTAAACACAATGTATCAAGCTTACAAGGTGTTTTTACTTTTGATAATGTGAGCGGAGCAGCCAACTGGAAAGAAATTCTTGATCTGGGTGAAGATGATTCTACACAAATTGAGGTGGAAGATCTTTCTAAGGCAATCAATACCGAAGATTTGGCGACCTTAATCTACACTTCCGGAACTACAGGAAAACCAAAAGGAGTAATGTTGACTCACGAAAATATTGTTTCTAATGTTTTAGGCTCAATTCCGAGAATTCCAAAAAAGAAAAGTCTGGATTACAAAGATACACGAGTATTAAGCTTTTTACCTATCTGTCATATTTTTGAGAGAATGCTGTTTTACCTTTTTCAGTATAATGGTTTTTCAATTTATTTTGCTGAAAGTATCGAAAAAATGGGTGAAAACGTAAAAGAAGTAAAACCTCATTACATGAGCGTTGTTCCTCGTTTGGTAGAAAAAGTATACGATAAAATTTATAATACCGGTTCTAATGCAGGTGGTTTAAAACAGAAAATTTTCTTCTGGGCTTTACAATTAATCCAAAAAAAGAAAGAAGTTTCAAAACCTTCAGGATTGCAGGAAATTATTGCCGACAAACTGGTTTTCAAAAAATGGAGAGAAGGTTTGGGAGGCGAAATTATCACTTTAGTTTCGGGATCGGCAGCTTTGTCTTCCCGACTGAATTTAATGTTCCAAAACGCAGGAATTCCTATTTTAGAAGGTTATGGTTTGACTGAAACTTCACCCGTTATTTCGGTAAACTCTTTCGGAAAAATGAAAGTGGGAACTGTAGGACATCCGTTGGATAATTTAACGGTAAAAATTCAACAGGATGGAGAGATTACCGTAAAAGGACCTTCAGTTTTTAAAAGTTATTTTAAAAATGAGGAGCAAACCAAAGAGGCATTCACAGAAGACGGATATTTCAAAACCGGAGACATCGGTCACATCGACAGTGATGGTTTCTTACAGATTACCGACCGTAAAAAGGAAATATTTAAAACTTCCGGAGGAAAATATATTGCCCCACAAACGATTGAAAATTTAGCAAAAGCCTCGAAATTTATCGAACAGATTATGGTTGTTGGTGACGGCGAAAAAATGCCAACCGCTTTGGTACAACCCGATTTTGAATTTGCTAAAAACTGGGCAATGAGAAACAATCTAAATATCGGTACAACTCCGCAAGAGATTGCAAAAAGTGCTGAACTAAAAGCAAGAATAGAAAAAGAGATTGATGACATCAACGAACATTTAGGAAACTGGGAAAGAATCAAGAAAATTGAACTGACACCGGAAGTTTGGGGAATTGAAGCAGGACTTCTTACGCCGACTTTAAAGCTTAAACGTAAAGCGATTAAAGAAAAGTTTATTGATCTTTACAATAAGATGTATGAGCATCATGACTAAATAATACGAAGCCGTTTCTGATTAGAAGCGGCTTTTTTTATCCTTTAGAGAATCTTTTTAAATTTTGGTAGTTTTTAAACTAATATATTCATAGAACCACCCCGTCAAAAATTTCTTTGAAATTTTCGCCACCCCTCCAAAGGAGGGGAATTTAAATTCAAATGGGTGGGTTTATGAGATTGCTTCGTCGCTATGCTTCTCGCAATGACTACAAATCAAAAAAATAAGACCGAAAAAATTTCGGTCTTATTAATATTTTAAAAAATGAGTAATTAGAATTTAATTACAGATTTCATTTTTTCGTTTTCTTCCATTACCAATTCGTCATCTACAAGAATTTTCCCTGAATGCTCATCAATAATGATTTTCTTTCTCTGAGCAATTTCCATTTGCTTTTGAGGAGGAATTGTAAAGAATGATCCTTTCGGTGCACCTCTTTCAAGACCTACAACCGCTAAACCTGTAGAAGAGCTTGTTCTTATTCTGTGATAAGAAGCCAACAATCTTTCGTCGATTTTAGCAGCAAATTCTTTAGACTTTTCAAGAAGATATTCTTCTTCTTTCTGAGTTTCAGAAACAAGACCTTCCAATTCTTCTTTTTTGAATTTAAGGTGATTCTTCAAATCGTTGATTTTTGTAGTCAACTCATTCAAAGTTTCTTCTTTATGAGCTATTTTAGCTCCATATTCTTTGATTCTTTTTTCAGAAAGTTGAATTTCAAGTTCCTGATATTCTATCTCCTTTCCTAAAGCTTCAAACTCTTTATTGTTTCTTACGCTATCCTGTTGAGATTTGTATTTATCAATAAGTGTTTTTGCATGATTGATCACTTCATTTTTAGTATTGATTTGATCGTTCTGCTCTTTAATATCTGCATGAAATTTTTCAGCTCTTGTCTCAAGACCCTCAATTTCAATTTCAAGATCTTCAACTTCGATTGGCAATTCTCCTCTTGTGTTACGAATCTCGTCTAATCTTGAATCTATGATCTGTAAATCATATAAAGCTCTTAATTTTTCTTCAACTGAAATATCTGTTAAATTTGCCATATCTAAAGGAAATAATTTACTGGGTTTGTTTTTTCGCTAGAATTTAAGATTGCAAATGTACTAATTTTTTGTGATAAAATTTCAAATAATTGTTGAGCAACCCATTGTTCTGATTCATAATGTCCTACATCACAAAGCAATATTTTAGATTCTGCCTGAAAATAATCATGATATTTGAGATCGCCTGTGATATAGGCATCGCATTTTTTTGTAAGAGCAGCCTTTATTCCACTTGCTCCTGAACCACCTAAAACCCCTACTCTTTTGATTTTTTTATCTGTAAAATCCGAATGTTTAATCACCTCAACATTAAATTTATTTTTAATAAATCTCAGAAAATCTTTTTCATCCATTTCCTCATCAAATTCTCCGTACATTCCCAATCCGGAATATTGGTTGTCATTATCTAAAGAATAAATCTGGTAGGCAACTTCTTCATAAGGATGCACTTCTTTCATTGCTGCAACGATCTGATGTTGTTTATACGTCTCAAAAATTACAGAAATCATATTTTCATCTGCGTTTTCTCTCACATTTTGCTGTCCTGAAAAAGGATTAGAACCTTCAATCGGTCTAAAAGTTCCGTTTCCTTCTGTTTTAAAACTACATTCATCATAGAAACCTATATTTCCGGCTCCTGCTGAAAAAAGAGCTTCTTTTAATTGTTCAGAATAATCACTTGGAACATAAACATTTAATTGCTTTAAATTATTTTTTTTAGGCTGAAGTATTTTTAAATTCTTCAACCCTAAAGCGTTGCAAATTCCTGCATTTACTCCAGAATAATCATTATCAAAAGCAGTATGAATGGCATAAATGGCAACTTTGTTTTCAATCGCTTTTAAAACAGCTCGTTCAACATAATTTTTACCGGTAAGAGATTTTAAACCTGAAAAAATGATAGGATGAAAACACACCACAAAATTACAGTTTTTGGCAATTGCTTCATCTACAACATTTTCTAAAGCATCATGACAAACTAGAACCCCACTTACATTACGACTCGGAATTCCGCACAGAAGTCCTACATTATCAAAATCTTCCGCCTGCGGCATTGCAATCTGTTTTTCTATGATAGAAATTACTTCTTTAATTGTCATTTTATTCTGTATGTTTGTGACGAAATTAGTTATAATTTAGTTAAAATAAAAAACACATCATGGAAAGAGAGCACAATCTTATTCCGGGAGATAAGCTTTGGAAAAGATTTTTGTACCGTATCATTTACCGATCAGATACAAAACTCGGAAAACTGTTTGATATTACACTTTTATCGCTTATTTTGGTAAGTACTTTCATTATTATGATGGAAAGTGTGCCTAAACTTGATAAAAAATACCACGTCTATTTCATCATTTCCGAATGGGTGATCTCAGTGTTTTTTACAGCAGAATATTGGGCAAGAATTGCCGTCTTAAAAAATAAGAAGCATTACGTTTTCAGTTTTTTTGGAGTTATAGATTTTCTTTCTCTAGTTCCGTTTTACCTGAGCTTCTTTTTTCCTGTCACCAAATATTTTCTGATTTTCAGAATGCTCAGAATGCTACGTGTCTTCAGGGTTTTTAATCTGTTAGATTTCATGAATGATGGCTCTGTGATTGTACGTGCTTTAAGAAACAGTTCAAGAAAGATCTATATTTTCCTTTTATTTTTAATTATTTTTTCGGTAATCGTTGGCTCTTTAATGTTTATGGTGGAAGGCGGAAGACCTGGTTTTGAAACGATTCCACAATCTATTTATTGGGCTGTAGTAACGGTAACTACGGTAGGTTACGGTGATGTATCGCCAATCACTCCGATGGGGAAATTCTTTGCAGTTATTTTAATGCTCGCCGGTTATTCTATTATTGCTGTTCCTACGGGAATTGTAACAGCAGAAATGAGAAACAAAAGACAGAACCTTGAACTCATCTGCGAGCGATGCGGAAATGAAGATATTGATGATGATGCGCGGTATTGCAAACAGTGTGGCAAGAAATTGGCTTAGTAGATTTTATACAAATTGATCTATTAACCAAAATCGACAAAATCATGGAACCACAAAAGAAAAATAAGCCCAATAGTTTAGTACTTATCCTATTTGCTTTAGTTATATTGATGATTATTATTTATTTTATCCTTGTTATGTTTTTCCCGACAGTTTTTGACCTAATGAATACGGGAGACATCAAACCGGTATCCCCAGATAATTAAAATTGCACAAAATAAAAAAAGGCTTTCCAAAAATGGGAAGCCTTTTTTTGTTTTGTATAATTATAAATTCATCGGCTTGAAAAAATAAACTCAAAATGATTTTCAACAAGGATTGTTTTTATAAGCCAATTCTCATCCTACTCCCAATAAAAACAAAGAAAAAAACAAAACTCCCTTAAAAACACTAAACAAGAAAAATAAATAATTTAACAACAAAAAGAACTTTTACGATTGAATTGTTTATTAAAAACACTTATTTATTGAACAATATACATATATTTACTTCTAAATACTAATAAATCCCCTCGATGAGGAGAACAATTCAGAAGCAAACTTTAAGCAATTTTTTGTTCTTACGAGGTAAATTAATTTATTTGGTTGCTCTGGCTTGCAGCTTATTATTCCCCGCTCAACTGCATATTTCTGACAGTGCTATTGTTACTAATATTAATAATATTTATGTTTCGAAACTAGACACACGTGTTGTTGATAAAAAAAATAAAGTTTCTGAAAATAAAAAATTATTAAAACCTAAATCAATCTCTGAAAAAAAAGTAATAAAGCAGATAAAGTTAAAGAGTACAAACTCACCTAATCTTTTTTATCGCAATAATTCTACTACCAATTACTTTATTAACTCAGGAGGAAAAAACAAAGAAGCTATTACTCCTACAACACAACCTACTAAATGGATCGCTTTTTTGGATAAAATAGATTTACATTGCTATTTTATCAATCATAAATCTTCCAATCTCATAAAATATAAAGAAAACGATACAATTTCTTTTTTTCATAAAACAACTTTAGCCAGACCACCACCGCAACTATAGTTCTTTGTCGTTCATCAAAAACTTTATTTAAAAAAACTTTTTATTAAAAAAAATAAATGAAAAACATATTATTGATCTTAGGAATGATATGCGGTACAGCATTCATCAACGCGCAATATGTAGCGCAAGACAAAACCGTAGGAGTAAACACCGCTCTACCAGGTTCTACATTACAAATTAAAGGCTCTATTGCGGGAGAATACACAAGTATAAACCGCTAATACCTATACTCTTTTAGACACAGATTATTATATAAATTGGTCAGGAACCGCAGATGGAACATTCACATTACCAACTTCATCTGCTACAATTGACAAAACGGGAAGGCTATATTATATTACTAATAAAGCTGACAGTTTTAATTTAACCATTAATACCAGCGCTGGAGAACTTATTGATGATAAAAGTACAATCACTCTTTTACCTTTTCAATCTGCACTGATTGTAAAGACCTCTCTAAACGCCACCTCCGGAATTACTTACAGATTGGTATCTGTTACCCGTGCTAATTTAGCATATATTCTTTCTGTTTCTTCTACAACTTCCGTCAGTAACGCACAAGCAGTTGCAACACCATTTAGCTTTACATCTAATGATTTAAATACTTACGCCGGAGACATAGCATTAGGTACAGGCTTGTGCACGTGTCCCGCATCTGGTATTTACAGAATAGAAATACAAGAAGCAGGTAGGTTACCTACTGGAACAACAAACGTATCAGCACACAGAGTAATCTATGTGGTTAAAAACTATAATGATGGTGGAGTAACACCAACAGGATCAATAAGTGAGCAATACTATTCGATGACTATTCTAGGAACTAGTGCACTTCAAACATCCGGTGCCACAGCAATTGTAACGGTACCGATGAAAAAAGGGCAAACCATACAACCTTATGGGATACTTTGTAATGGTTGTGGGGTTGCCACAATGAACTCTCTCACCAGAAAAATGATTATAACCAGAGAGTATTAACCAACCTAAATTTCACAAAACAAAAAGGCTTTCCTAAAATGGAAAGCTTTTTTATTACCCTAGGAAATATTTATATATAAAAAAGAGGCTGGTAAATTAACCAGCCTCTTAAGGAAATTTTAAATAAATTATTTTTTTATCGCTTTAATTGTTTGCTTAGAACCATCTTTCATATTCAGAACAACTAAATACATTCCTGAATTTAATCCTCTTAAATGAAGTGCAGATTCCGGCTTATCAAAAGATTTCACTAATCTACCTGCAATATCCATTACAGAAATAGATTTCACATTACTAACATCTGAAATATTCAATACATCAGCGAATGGATTTGGATAAACTTTGATATCGTTTTTAGCTTTAACACTTTCTAATGTTGATAAACTTGCATCATAAGCAGAAATCTGGAAAGCTCCATCTGTAGCTGTTGAGTATTTCCATACACTTACATACAATGTAGCTCCTGGAGTTTGGCCAGTTAGAGAAAGCTTAGAGAAAGCATCAGTACCACTATCATCATCACAACCAATTGATGTTGTAGAAGAACAGCCACTAAACACAGAAAGTACAGTATCAGTTAATGGAGAACCGGTAACAGCAGCCGTTTCAATAGTCAAACTTCCTGATGCAGGCACCACAACAGTAAACCACACGTTTCCACCCACGTTAGTTGGTGTGAATAAACAAC
Coding sequences within it:
- a CDS encoding AMP-dependent synthetase/ligase; protein product: MSIKRLFDIPHYALEHLPKSDMFVTKYHGEWKKTSTQEFINQGNKISRGLLKLGIKPGDKIALITTNSRTEWAVMDLGLSQIGVVSVPVYPSISPEDYEFIFNNAEIKYCFVSDKELLAKVMKIKHNVSSLQGVFTFDNVSGAANWKEILDLGEDDSTQIEVEDLSKAINTEDLATLIYTSGTTGKPKGVMLTHENIVSNVLGSIPRIPKKKSLDYKDTRVLSFLPICHIFERMLFYLFQYNGFSIYFAESIEKMGENVKEVKPHYMSVVPRLVEKVYDKIYNTGSNAGGLKQKIFFWALQLIQKKKEVSKPSGLQEIIADKLVFKKWREGLGGEIITLVSGSAALSSRLNLMFQNAGIPILEGYGLTETSPVISVNSFGKMKVGTVGHPLDNLTVKIQQDGEITVKGPSVFKSYFKNEEQTKEAFTEDGYFKTGDIGHIDSDGFLQITDRKKEIFKTSGGKYIAPQTIENLAKASKFIEQIMVVGDGEKMPTALVQPDFEFAKNWAMRNNLNIGTTPQEIAKSAELKARIEKEIDDINEHLGNWERIKKIELTPEVWGIEAGLLTPTLKLKRKAIKEKFIDLYNKMYEHHD
- a CDS encoding zinc ribbon domain-containing protein, with amino-acid sequence MANLTDISVEEKLRALYDLQIIDSRLDEIRNTRGELPIEVEDLEIEIEGLETRAEKFHADIKEQNDQINTKNEVINHAKTLIDKYKSQQDSVRNNKEFEALGKEIEYQELEIQLSEKRIKEYGAKIAHKEETLNELTTKINDLKNHLKFKKEELEGLVSETQKEEEYLLEKSKEFAAKIDERLLASYHRIRTSSSTGLAVVGLERGAPKGSFFTIPPQKQMEIAQRKKIIIDEHSGKILVDDELVMEENEKMKSVIKF
- a CDS encoding Nif3-like dinuclear metal center hexameric protein, producing the protein MTIKEVISIIEKQIAMPQAEDFDNVGLLCGIPSRNVSGVLVCHDALENVVDEAIAKNCNFVVCFHPIIFSGLKSLTGKNYVERAVLKAIENKVAIYAIHTAFDNDYSGVNAGICNALGLKNLKILQPKKNNLKQLNVYVPSDYSEQLKEALFSAGAGNIGFYDECSFKTEGNGTFRPIEGSNPFSGQQNVRENADENMISVIFETYKQHQIVAAMKEVHPYEEVAYQIYSLDNDNQYSGLGMYGEFDEEMDEKDFLRFIKNKFNVEVIKHSDFTDKKIKRVGVLGGSGASGIKAALTKKCDAYITGDLKYHDYFQAESKILLCDVGHYESEQWVAQQLFEILSQKISTFAILNSSEKTNPVNYFL
- a CDS encoding ion transporter codes for the protein MEREHNLIPGDKLWKRFLYRIIYRSDTKLGKLFDITLLSLILVSTFIIMMESVPKLDKKYHVYFIISEWVISVFFTAEYWARIAVLKNKKHYVFSFFGVIDFLSLVPFYLSFFFPVTKYFLIFRMLRMLRVFRVFNLLDFMNDGSVIVRALRNSSRKIYIFLLFLIIFSVIVGSLMFMVEGGRPGFETIPQSIYWAVVTVTTVGYGDVSPITPMGKFFAVILMLAGYSIIAVPTGIVTAEMRNKRQNLELICERCGNEDIDDDARYCKQCGKKLA